The genomic DNA GCCCTCATCGAGGCGAAGCTCCAGGAGCACCGCATCCGGCCGTACACGCTCGAGGTCGCCGAGGGGCACCGCGAGCGCATCGGCCCCTTCGACTGCGAGTTCGTCGCGGTCAACCACTCGATCCCGGACGCTCTCGCGGTCGCCATCCGCACCCCCGCGGGCATGGTCGTCCACACGGGCGACTTCAAGATGGACCAGCTCCCGCTGGACGGTCGGCTGACAGATCTACACGCGTTCGCACGACTGAGCGAGGAAGGCATCGACCTGCTCCTCGCCGACTCGACGAACGCCGAGGTCCCGGGATTCGTCCCGCCCGAGCGCGACATCTCGAACGTCCTGCGGCAGGTCTTCGGCGGCGCTCGCAAGCGGATCATCGTGGCGAGCTTCGCCAGCCACGTCCACCGCATCCAGCAGGTCCTGGACACGGCGCACGAGCACGGCCGCCGGGTCGCCTTCGTCGGCCGCTCGATGGTCCGCAACATGGGCATCGCCCGTGACCTCGGCTATCTCAAGGTTCCGCCGGGCCTGGTGGTGGACGTCAAGACGCTCGACGACCTCCCGGACAGCCAGGTCGTCCTGGTCTGCACGGGCTCGCAGGGCGAACCGATGGCCGCCCTGTCCCGCATGGCCAACAGGGACCACCAGATCCGCATCGTCGCGGGCGACACGGTGATCCTGGCGTCGTCGCTCATCCCGGGCAACGAGAACGCGGTCTACCGGGTCATCAACGGCCTCACCCGCTGGGGCGCCAACGTCGTCCACAAGGGCAACGCCAAGGTCCACGTCTCCGGACACGCCTCGGCCGGCGAGCTGCTGTACTTCTACAACATCTGCCGGCCGAAGAACCTGATGCCGGTCCACGGCGAATGGCGCCACCTACGGGCCAACGCCGAACTGGGCGCCATGACCGGCGTCCCGCACGACCGGATCGTCATCGCCGAGGACGGCGTCGTCGTCGACCTCATCGAGGGCAAGGCCAAGATCTCGGGCAAGGTCCAGGCGGGTTATGTCTACGTGGACGGCCTCTCGGTCGGCGATGTCGGCGAACCCGCGCTGAAGGACCGCAGGATCCTGGGGGACGAGGGCATCATCTCGGTCTTCGTCGTCGTGGACTCGTCCACCGGCAAGATCACGGGTGGCCCGCACATCCAGGCCCGCGGCTCCGGCATCGAGGACTCAGCCTTCGTGGACGTGGTCCCCAGGATCACGGAGGTCCTGGAGCGCTCGGCCCAGGACGGCGTGGTGGAGCCCCACCAACTGCAGCAACTGATCCGCCGGACACTCGGCAAGTGGGTCTCCGACAACTATCGGCGCAGGCCGATGATCCTCCCGGTCGTCGTGGAGGTCTGACCGTCGTACGACCCCCTCGTACGCGTGAACCTGGAGCGGGCCGCCTCGATTTGCATCGAGGCGGCCCGCTCCAGTACGTTTACGACTCCGCCTGAGGGGGAACCCGGACACTTCGCGTGTACGGGAGCCACTCCCGAAGGGCCGGAAAATTCGACTCAGAACTTCTGATAAAGTCGGAACCGCCGGAAAGGGAAACGCGGAAGCGGAAACCTGGAAAGCACCGAGGAAATCGGAACCGGAAACGGTCTGATAGAGTCGGAAACGCAAGACCGAAGGGAAAAGCCCGGAGGAAAGCCCGAGAGGGTGAGTACAAAGGAAGCGTCCGTTCCTTGAGAACTCAACAGCGTGCCAAAAATCAACGCCAGATATGTTGATACCCCGTCTCCAGTCATCATCTGATGTCTGGGACGAGGTTCCTTTGAAGAAAACATACAGCGAGGACGCTGTGAACGGTCGGGCTTATTCCGCCTGGCTGTTCCGCTCTCGTGTGTGTCGTTCCCGATTACGGGAAAACATTCACGGAGAGTTTGATCCTGGCTCAGGACGAACGCTGGCGGCGTGCTTAACACATGCAAGTCGAACGATGAACCACTTCGGTGGGGATTAGTGGCGAACGGGTGAGTAACACGTGGGCAATCTGCCCTGCACTCTGGGACAAGCCCTGGAAACGGGGTCTAATACCGGATAACACTCCCGCACTCATGTGTGGGGGTTAAAAGCTCCGGCGGTGCAGGATGAGCCCGCGGCCTATCAGCTTGTTGGTGAGGTAATGGCTCACCAAGGCGACGACGGGTAGCCGGCCTGAGAGGGCGACCGGCCACACTGGGACTGAGACACGGCCCAGACTCCTACGGGAGGCAGCAGTGGGGAATATTGCACAATGGGCGAAAGCCTGATGCAGCGACGCCGCGTGAGGGATGACGGCCTTCGGGTTGTAAACCTCTTTCAGCAGGGAAGAAGCGAAAGTGACGGTACCTGCAGAAGAAGCGCCGGCTAACTACGTGCCAGCAGCCGCGGTAATACGTAGGGCGCAAGCGTTGTCCGGAATTATTGGGCGTAAAGAGCTCGTAGGCGGCTTGTCACGTCGGGTGTGAAAGCCCGGGGCTTAACCCCGGGTCTGCATTCGATACGGGCTAGCTAGAGTGTGGTAGGGGAGATCGGAATTCCTGGTGTAGCGGTGAAATGCGCAGATATCAGGAGGAACACCGGTGGCGAAGGCGGATCTCTGGGCCATTACTGACGCTGAGGAGCGAAAGCGTGGGGAGCGAACAGGATTAGATACCCTGGTAGTCCACGCCGTAAACGGTGGGAACTAGGTGTTGGCGACATTCCACGTCGTCGGTGCCGCAGCTAACGCATTAAGTTCCCCGCCTGGGGAGTACGGCCGCAAGGCTAAAACTCAAAGGAATTGACGGGGGCCCGCACAAGCAGCGGAGCATGTGGCTTAATTCGACGCAACGCGAAGAACCTTACCAAGGCTTGACATACACCGGAAAGCATTAGAGATAGTGCCCCCCTTGTGGTCGGTGTACAGGTGGTGCATGGCTGTCGTCAGCTCGTGTCGTGAGATGTTGGGTTAAGTCCCGCAACGAGCGCAACCCTTGTCCTGTGTTGCCAGCGTGCCCTTCGGGGTGACGGGGACTCACAGGAGACCGCCGGGGTCAACTCGGAGGAAGGTGGGGACGACGTCAAGTCATCATGCCCCTTATGTCTTGGGCTGCACACGTGCTACAATGGCCGGTACAATGAGCTGCGATACCGTGAGGTGGAGCGAATCTCAAAAAGCCGGTCTCAGTTCGGATTGGGGTCTGCAACTCGACCCCATGAAGTCGGAGTTGCTAGTAATCGCAGATCAGCATTGCTGCGGTGAATACGTTCCCGGGCCTTGTACACACCGCCCGTCACGTCACGAAAGTCGGTAACACCCGAAGCCGGTGGCCCAACCCCTTGTGGGAGGGAGCTGTCGAAGGTGGGACTGGCGATTGGGACGAAGTCGTAACAAGGTAGCCGTACCGGAAGGTGCGGCTGGATCACCTCCTTTCTAAGGAGCACTTCTTACCGATCCCTTCGGGGTGAGGTCAGAGGCCAGTTCATCAGCGAACGTCTGATGCTGGTTGCTCAAGGGTGGAACGTTGATTATTCGGCACTGTCGGTCATCTCATGGCTGCGAGTACTGCTCTTCGGGGCGTGGAAAGCTGATCACGAGTGGCGACGGTGCCGGGCACGCTGTTGGGTGTCTGAGGGTACGGCTGTGAAGCCGCCTTCAGTGCCGACCCCAGTGAACTTGCCCGGTAGGGCGGGGTGATGGGTGGTTGGTCGTTGTTTGAGAACTGCACAGTGGACGCGAGCATCTGTGGCCAAGTTTTTAAGGGCGCACGGTGGATGCCTTGGCACCAGGAACCGATGAAGGACGTGGGAGGCCACGATAGTCCCCGGGGAGTCGTCAACCAGGCTTTGATCCGGGGGTTTCCGAATGGGGAAACCCGGCAGTCGTCATGGGCTGTCACCCGCTGCTGAACACATAGGCAGTGTGGAGGGAACGCGGGGAAGTGAAACATCTCAGTACCCGCAGGAAGAGAAAACAACCGTGATTCCGGGAGTAGTGGCGAGCGAAACCGGATGAGGCCAAACCGTATGCGTGTGAGACCCGGCAGGGGTTGCGTATACGGGGTTGTGGGATCTCTCTTTCACAGTCTGCCGGCTGTGAGGCGAGTCAGAAACCGTTGATGTAGGCGAAGGACATGCGAAAGGTCCGGCGTAGAGGGTAAGACCCCCGTAGCTGAAACATTAACGGCTCGTTTGAGAGACACCCAAGTAGCACGGGGCCCGAGAAATCCCGTGTGAATCTGGCGGGACCACCCGTTAAGCCTAAATATTCCCTGGTGACCGATAGCGGATAGTACCGTGAGGGAATGGTGAAAAGTACCGCGGGAGCGGAGTGAAATAGTACCTGAAACCGTGTGCCTACAAGCCGTGGGAGCGTCGCGCATCAAGTTTACTTGGTGCGTCGTGACTGCGTGCCTTTTGAAGAATGAGCCTGCGAGTTTGCGGTGTGTTGCGAGGTTAACCCGTGTGGGGAAGCCGTAGCGAAAGCGAGTCCGAATAGGGCGGTTTAGTAGCGCGCTCAAGACCCGAAGCGGAGTGATCTAGCCATGGGCAGGTTGAAGCGGAGGTAAGACTTCGTGGAGGACCGAACCCACCAGGGTTGAAAACCTGGGGGATGACCTGTGGTTAGGGGTGAAAGGCCAATCAAACTCCGTGATAGCTGGTTCTCCCCGAAATGCATTTAGGTGCAGCGTCGTGTGTTTCTTGCCGGAGGTAGAGCACTGGATAGGCGATGGGCCCTACCGGGTTACTGACCTTAGCCAAACTCCGAATGCCGGTAAGTGAGAGCACGGCAGTGAGACTGTGGGGGATAAGCTCCATGGTCGAGAGGGAAACAGCCCAGAGCATCGACTAAGGCCCCTAAGCGTACGCTAAGTGGGAAAGGATGTGGAGTCGCAGAGACAACCAGGAGGTTGGCTTAGAAGCAGCCACCCTTGAAAGAGTGCGTAATAGCTCACTGGTCTAGTGATTCCGCGCCGACAATGTAGCGGGGCTCAAGCGTACCGCCGAAGTCGTGTCATTCATGCAATAGGGCCAACGCCTGTATGGATGGGTAGGGGAGCGTCGTGTGCCGGGTGAAGCCGCAGCGGAAGCTAGTGGTGGACGGTTCACGAGTGAGAATGCAGGCATGAGTAGCGATACACACGTGAGAAACGTGTGCGCCGATTGACTAAGGGTTCCTGGGTCAAGCTGATCTGCCCAGGGTAAGTCGGGACCTAAGGCGAGGCCGACAGGCGTAGTCGATGGATAACCGGTTGATATTCCGGTACCCGCTGTGAAGCGTCAAACATTGAACCAGGCGATGCTAAGTCCGTGAAGCCGTTCCGGACCCTTCGGGGAATGGAAAGTGGTGGAGCCGACGGACCAGACCTGCAGTAGGTGAGTGATGGGGTGACGCAGGAAGGTAGTCCATCCCGGGCGGTGGTTGTCCCGGGGTAAGGGTGTAGGACGTGGTCTAGGCAAATCCGGATCACACATAGTCTGAGACCTGATGCCGAGCCGATTGTGGTGAAGTGGATGATCCTATGCTGTCGAGAAAAGCCTCTAGCGAGTTTCATGGCGGCCCGTACCCTAAACCGACTCAGGTGGTCAGGTAGAGAATACCGAGGCGTTCGGGTGAACTATGGTTAAGGAACTCGGCAAAATGCCCCCGTAACTTCGGGAGAAGGGGGGCCATCACCGGTGATTGAATTTACTTCATGAGCTGGGGGTGGCCGCAGAGACCAGCGAGAAGCGACTGTTTACTAAAAACACAGGTCCGTGCGAAGCCGTAAGGCGATGTATACGGACTGACGCCTGCCCGGTGCTGGAACGTTAAGGGGACCGGTTAGTCACTCTTCGGGGTGGCGAAGCTGAGAACTTAAGCGCCAGTAAACGGCGGTGGTAACTATAACCATCCTAAGGTAGCGAAATTCCTTGTCGGGTAAGTTCCGACCTGCACGAATGGCGTAACGACTTCTCGACTGTCTCAACCATAGGCCCGGTGAAATTGCACTACGAGTAAAGATGCTCGTTTCGCGCAGCAGGACGGAAAGACCCCGGGACCTTTACTACAGTTTGATATTGGTGTTCGGTTCGGCTTGTGTAGGATAGCTGGGAGACTTTGAACCTCGGACGCCAGTTCGGGGGGAGTCGTCGTTGAAATACCAGTCTGGTCGTGCTGGATGTCTAACCTGGGTCCGTGATCCGGATCAGGGACAGTGTCTGATGGGTAGTTTAACTGGGGCGGTTGCCTCCTAAAGAGTAACGGAGGCGCCCAAAGGTTCCCTCAGCCTGGTTGGCAATCAGGTGTTGAGTGTAAGTGCACAAGGGAGCTTGACTGTGAGACCGACGGGTCGAGCAGGGACGAAAGTCGGGACTAGTGATCCGGCGGTGGCTTGTGGAAGCGCCGTCGCTCAACGGATAAAAGGTACCCCGGGGATAACAGGCTGATCTTCCCCAAGAGTCCATATCGACGGGATGGTTTGGCACCTCGATGTCGGCTCGTCGCATCCTGGGGCTGGAGTCGGTCCCAAGGGTTGGGCTGTTCGCCCATTAAAGCGGTACGCGAGCTGGGTTTAGAACGTCGTGAGACAGTTCGGTCCCTATCCGCTGCGCGCGCAGGAACATTGAGAAGGGCTGTCCCTAGTACGAGAGGACCGGGACGGACGAACCTCTGGTGTGCCAGTTGTTCTGCCAAGGGCATGGCTGGTTGGCTACGTTCGGGAGGGATAACCGCTGAAAGCATCTAAGCGGGAAGCCTGCTTCGAGATGAGTGTTCCCACCCCCTTGAGGGGTTAAGGCTCCCAGTAGACGACTGGGTTGATAGGCCGGATCTGGAAGGCGGGTAACCGCTGGAGGTGACCGGTACTAATAGGCCGAGGGCTTGTCCTCAGTTGCTCGCGTCCACTGTGTTGGTTCTGAAACCACGAACAACCCCATTGCCATGGTCACGGCAGTGGTGCGGTTGATGTGTTTCATAGTGTTTCGGTGGTCATAGCGTGAGGGAAACGCCCGGTTACATTCCGAACCCGGAAGCTAAGCCTTACAGCGCCGATGGTACTGCAGGGGGGACCCTGTGGGAGAGTAGGACGCCGCCGAACAAATATTGAAAGGGTTGGACCCTGAACTTCGGTTCGGGGTCCAACCCTTTTTTGTTGTGCGTCACTTGAAGTTCACGTTGCGCAATCACCATCCGAGCATGGGTACTGCTGCAATGCTCAGGGCCGCAGGCGTCGGACTCGGTGACGAGGTCGTCGTGCCGGCGTTCGGGAACGTGGAAGTCGCCGAGGCCGTCACCCTGGCGGGTGGCCTGCCGGTGTTCGCCGACATAGATCCGGTGACCTACTGCCTCGACGCGTCCGCTGTCGAAGCGGCCGTAACTCCGCGTACCGCGGCGATAGTTGTCGTACATCGATTCGGTCGGTCCGCTGATGTCGGGCGGTTGCTCGGGGTCGGGCAGCGGCATGGGCTGCTGGTGTTGCAGCAGGGGGAGTCCGAGGCGCCGTACGACGAGGTGGCTCAGCGGCGGGAGCGGGCCGCCTATCTCGATGCGAAGTTGCGCGGGGTGCGGACGCCCGATGGTGGGGACGGGCACACCTACCAGCAGTACATCGTGCGGGTGCCGGGGAACGGGCGGCCGGATCGTGATGCCTTCGCTCGGGCCGTGCGCGGTAGGGGAGTTGAGTGCCGGGTGCCGGTGAAGACGCCTGTGCACCGGCTGCCGGAGTTCCGGCGGTGTGTGGCTCTGCCGGAGACCGAGCGGGCCGCGGACGAGACGCTCGCGCTGCCGGTGGACGCCTCGTTGACGAAGCGGGAGATGCAGCGGATCGTTTCTGCATGCAACGCGCTCGGGGGACTGTTGCAGCGCGCTTTCTGATCGAGTCGGGGTCGGGCGGCGGTGGTTGGGCGCACGGGCCTGTTCGGGGTATGATTCTTTTCGTCGCCGCGAGGGAAACCTCGGGAAAGCGACAGGCCCTCTTAGCTCAGTCGGTAGAGCGTCTCCATGGTAAGGAGAAGGTCAACGGTTCGATTCCGTTAGAGGGCTCCAGATAGCAGAAGGCCCCGCCCAATTGGGCGGGGCCTTCTGCGTGTTCGGGGTCAGTCCTTCTGGAGGCCCGGGACGCGCATCGCGAGGATCGCCATGTCGTCGGACGGGGCGTCCGACGCGAAGCGTTCGACCGCGCGCATGATGCGGGCCGCCACCGCGCCGGCCGTGAGGCCCGTACAGGTCGTGAGGACGTCGGTGAGGCCGTCGTCGCCCAGCATGCGGGTGCCCTCGCGGCGTTCCGTGACGCCGTCCGTGACGCACAGGAGGACGTCGCCGGGGTCGAGGGTGACCGTCTGCTCGTAGAGCTCCAGGTCGTCCATGACGCCGAGGAGGGGCTGGGGTTCGGCGGCCGGTTCGACCGTGCCGTCCTGGCGCAGTCGGAGCGGGAGCGGGTGGCCGGCGCAGACCACCTTCAGTTCGGCGCTGCCGTCCTCCTGGGGCCACAACTCGCCGTAGAGGAGGGTCAGGAAGCGGCTGCGGGCTCCCTCGTCGAGGATCGCGGAGTTGAGGCGTTCCAGGACCGCGGGGCCGCCGAAGCCCTCCCTGGCGAGCAGGCGGAGGGCGTGGCGGGCCAGGCCGGTGACCGCGGCGGCCTCGGGGCCGGTGCCGCAGACGTCGCCGATGGCGAAGCCGTAGACGCCGTCGCGGATGGGGAACAAGTCGTAGAAGTCGCCGCCTACTTCGTTGCCCTCGCCGGCCGCGCGGTAGATGACCTCGACCTCGACGCCCTCGATGTGCGGGAGATCGGGGGGCAGGAGGCTGCGCTGGAGGGACTGGCTGATGGCCGTGCGCTCCGAGTACAGGCGGGCGTTGTCGAGGGCGAGGGCGGCTCGGCGGCTCAAGTCCTCGGCCAGTTCGAGGATTTCCTGGCGGAAGTGTTCGTCGGTGGGTTTGCCGAGGGTCAGCATGCCGATGACGCGGTTGCGGGCGACCAGGGGGAGGACGACCGTCTCGCCGCCGACTGCCGAGGCCGTGGCGAGAGTTGGGCCGATGCCTGAGCTGACGCGGCGGGTTGGTTCGCCGAGGCCGAGGCTGCGCATGGAGGTGCGCAGGGCGGCCTGGTGGGCCGCCTCGGCGGGGGCGGCCCAGACGCGGGCGCCGGGGGTGGGGACCGGATCCGGAGGGGCGATCTTCGAGAGCAACGACTTGATGCCGTCGATGAGTTCCTCGTCCTCGTGCAGGACGTACGAGAGGTACGGGTCCGAGGCCTGGTCGGCGATCGTGTAGACCGCGCACCAGGTGGCGAGGGTCGGAACCGTCATCTGGGCCATGAGGGCCAGGGTTTGGTCGCGGTCCAGGGTGCCGGCGAGGAGGTCGGAGGCCTCGACCAGGAAGCTGAGCGAGCCGCGGCGCAGGCGTTCCAGTTCGCCCAGGCGGGCCGACTCGACCGCCAACGCGATGCGGTCGGCGGCGAATTGGAGGCGTAGCGCTTCTTCGTTCGAGTACTTGTTGGGGCCTTCGGCGGCCACTCCCAGGGAGCCGGTGAGGCGGCCCTCCACCTTCAGGGGGACCGTGACGACCGAGCGCATTCCGGTGCCGCTGAGGAGCGGTACGGCGCCCGGGACGGCCTGGAGGTCCTCGTGGACGGCCGGCATGCGGGCGGAGCCGTAGCGGCCGGGGCCGGCTTCGACGGGCACGCGCGCGAAGCGTTGGCGTGCGGAGGGCAGGCCGGTGGAGGCGCGGACCTCCAACTCCGTTTCGTCGTCAGTCGCGAGGAGGAGGAAGGCGGAGTCTCCGTCGAGCATGTCGCGGGCGCGTTCGACCGTGCGCTGGAGGAGGCCATCGAGGTCGTCCGGCGCGGGGGAGCCGATGAACACCTCGAAGGGGTCGGTGTTCTGGCCGTCCGGGGTGGACGCCGCGTCGGGGGCCGGGCCGCGCAACGGGGTCTGCAGAACCGCGCGTTCGTGGTCCCTCACCAGGAGGCACACGGTTGACGGCTCGCCGTCCGTGTCGCGGACGCGGAGGTGGGAGGCGTAGACCGGGGTCACGCGGCCGTCGGCGCCGCGGATGCCGTAGGTGCCCTCCCAGCGGGAGAGGCGGAGGGCCTCCGCGATGCCGGTGCTGGTGCCCGGGGTGTGCGGCCAGGCGGCGAGGTCGGTGAGGGGCTTGCCGGTGACCTGCTCGGCGGCGTAGCCGAAGAGTTCCTCGGCGTCCTCGTTCCAGGACGCGATGGAGCCCGTACGGTCGATCTGAACGACCGCGACGCGGACCCTGCCGTCGGCAAGGGGGAGCAGGGCGGACGGCAGGGACGGGCCGGCCGTGCGGGTGCCCACCGGGCGGGCGGGGAGGTCGAGTTGGAACCAGACCAGTTTCTTGGTGGGGGTGTAGTCGACGCCCCAGCGGCTGGCCAGGGCGGCGCACAACTGGAGGCCGCGACCGCCCTCGCGGTCGGGGCTGCTCATGGTGATCGCGGCCCCCTGGAGGGGGATTTCGCGCTCCGGGTAGTGGTCGGCGACTTCGATCCTCGCGCCGTCGTCACTCCGTAGGCACAGAACATCCGCGGCCGTGCCCGCGTGGACCACGGCGTTGGTCACCAGCTCGCTGGTGAGGACCACGGCGTCGTCGACGATGTCGGCGAAGCCCCAGCCCTGCAGGGTGTCGCGGACGAAGGACCGCGCGGTGGCGACCGATCGTCCGACGGGCTCGAAGCTGGCGGCCGCGCGCGCGGTGATCACAGAACTCCTCGGCCTGTTGTCGGCGGGCAGGTCACCATGGCCGATCGGCGCCTGCCGGGGCACCGGCTGGTTTCCGGTCGGCGGGGGATCCTGGGGCGTTCCCCCAGGATGCAGTCCGGTGGTCATGGTGCGGTGCCCCTCCGATGCCTGCCCGCTCGTGCTCGTGCCACCGCCCAGGCCGGACGGAACCGGCGCGGCTGGACAGCCGCATGCAAGGTTACTTACCTTCACCGTCCATGCGGATGCCGGTCCGCAGTGTTTCCGTCCTCAGGGTGTGCGGACCGTGTGCGAAGCTGCCGAACTGTTATGGCCTGGTTCAGGCAGGGTGAAACACTGGGCAGGATTCTGGAGAAGGTCCGGGCAGGCTGGTGTCTTCTGTGTATGGCGGACAGCGGGCCTTGTTGAAGCCCGGTAAACCGGGCAGAGATACGCGGCAGTAACTGATACGCCGAGCAGTAGCACCTCAGCACAGCAGTAACGGTCGACCCCTGCGGGAGGGACACAGTGGAGTCTGGCGCAGCGACGCGGGCCACCAAGACGCGCGCGAAAGGCGGACAGTCCCTGAAGAACCAGCGCAAACCGCGCAATGGGACCACGGAAGTGGACGCGGCGTCCTTGGACCGGCTGCTGACGGCTCTTGTCGCCATGCGGGACGG from Streptomyces sp. NBC_01478 includes the following:
- a CDS encoding ribonuclease J, whose product is MSHPHPELAPPPKLPEGGLRVTPLGGLGEIGRNMTVFEYGGRLLIVDCGVLFPEEEQPGIDLILPDFTSIRDRLDDIDGIVLTHGHEDHIGAVPYLLREKADIPLIGSKLTLALIEAKLQEHRIRPYTLEVAEGHRERIGPFDCEFVAVNHSIPDALAVAIRTPAGMVVHTGDFKMDQLPLDGRLTDLHAFARLSEEGIDLLLADSTNAEVPGFVPPERDISNVLRQVFGGARKRIIVASFASHVHRIQQVLDTAHEHGRRVAFVGRSMVRNMGIARDLGYLKVPPGLVVDVKTLDDLPDSQVVLVCTGSQGEPMAALSRMANRDHQIRIVAGDTVILASSLIPGNENAVYRVINGLTRWGANVVHKGNAKVHVSGHASAGELLYFYNICRPKNLMPVHGEWRHLRANAELGAMTGVPHDRIVIAEDGVVVDLIEGKAKISGKVQAGYVYVDGLSVGDVGEPALKDRRILGDEGIISVFVVVDSSTGKITGGPHIQARGSGIEDSAFVDVVPRITEVLERSAQDGVVEPHQLQQLIRRTLGKWVSDNYRRRPMILPVVVEV
- a CDS encoding DegT/DnrJ/EryC1/StrS family aminotransferase, with protein sequence MLRAAGVGLGDEVVVPAFGNVEVAEAVTLAGGLPVFADIDPVTYCLDASAVEAAVTPRTAAIVVVHRFGRSADVGRLLGVGQRHGLLVLQQGESEAPYDEVAQRRERAAYLDAKLRGVRTPDGGDGHTYQQYIVRVPGNGRPDRDAFARAVRGRGVECRVPVKTPVHRLPEFRRCVALPETERAADETLALPVDASLTKREMQRIVSACNALGGLLQRAF
- a CDS encoding SpoIIE family protein phosphatase, whose translation is MTTGLHPGGTPQDPPPTGNQPVPRQAPIGHGDLPADNRPRSSVITARAAASFEPVGRSVATARSFVRDTLQGWGFADIVDDAVVLTSELVTNAVVHAGTAADVLCLRSDDGARIEVADHYPEREIPLQGAAITMSSPDREGGRGLQLCAALASRWGVDYTPTKKLVWFQLDLPARPVGTRTAGPSLPSALLPLADGRVRVAVVQIDRTGSIASWNEDAEELFGYAAEQVTGKPLTDLAAWPHTPGTSTGIAEALRLSRWEGTYGIRGADGRVTPVYASHLRVRDTDGEPSTVCLLVRDHERAVLQTPLRGPAPDAASTPDGQNTDPFEVFIGSPAPDDLDGLLQRTVERARDMLDGDSAFLLLATDDETELEVRASTGLPSARQRFARVPVEAGPGRYGSARMPAVHEDLQAVPGAVPLLSGTGMRSVVTVPLKVEGRLTGSLGVAAEGPNKYSNEEALRLQFAADRIALAVESARLGELERLRRGSLSFLVEASDLLAGTLDRDQTLALMAQMTVPTLATWCAVYTIADQASDPYLSYVLHEDEELIDGIKSLLSKIAPPDPVPTPGARVWAAPAEAAHQAALRTSMRSLGLGEPTRRVSSGIGPTLATASAVGGETVVLPLVARNRVIGMLTLGKPTDEHFRQEILELAEDLSRRAALALDNARLYSERTAISQSLQRSLLPPDLPHIEGVEVEVIYRAAGEGNEVGGDFYDLFPIRDGVYGFAIGDVCGTGPEAAAVTGLARHALRLLAREGFGGPAVLERLNSAILDEGARSRFLTLLYGELWPQEDGSAELKVVCAGHPLPLRLRQDGTVEPAAEPQPLLGVMDDLELYEQTVTLDPGDVLLCVTDGVTERREGTRMLGDDGLTDVLTTCTGLTAGAVAARIMRAVERFASDAPSDDMAILAMRVPGLQKD